The stretch of DNA CTGCTTGTGGGCCGGGTTCTTGAAGCCCTTCAGCTTCGGCAGGCGCATGTGGAGGGGCATCTGCCCGCCCTCGAAGCGCGCCGGAACCTGGTAGCGGGCCTTGGTGCCCTTGGTACCACGACCAGCGGTCTTACCCTTGGACGCCTCGCCACGACCCACGCGGGTCTTGGCGGTCTTGGCACCCGGGGCGGGACGCAGGTTGTGGAGCTTGAGCGGGTTGGTGTCCGCCATTTCAGTCCACCTCCTCAACCGTGACGAGGTGACGAACGGTGTGGACCATGCCGCGGATCTCCGGGCGGTCCTCCTTCACCACGGTGTCGTTCAGCCGCTTGAGGCCGAGCGAACGCAGGGTGTCACGGTGGTTCTGCTTGCTACCGATGTACGACTTGGTCTGGGTGACCTTCAGGCGAGCCATCAGGCGCTCACCCCAGCCGCACG from Kitasatospora sp. MMS16-BH015 encodes:
- the rpmD gene encoding 50S ribosomal protein L30; this translates as MARLKVTQTKSYIGSKQNHRDTLRSLGLKRLNDTVVKEDRPEIRGMVHTVRHLVTVEEVD
- the rplO gene encoding 50S ribosomal protein L15; protein product: MADTNPLKLHNLRPAPGAKTAKTRVGRGEASKGKTAGRGTKGTKARYQVPARFEGGQMPLHMRLPKLKGFKNPAHKQFQVVNLDKLAELYPAGGEVTVADLIAKGAVRKNELVKVLGQGDIAVALQVTVDAVSGSAAEKITAAGGTVTELL